The following are from one region of the Mesorhizobium sp. B2-8-5 genome:
- a CDS encoding Gfo/Idh/MocA family protein, protein MGRSHALAYHTNPGFEIAALVNRSDVPLPDGLGSYGIRRSFVDALRDEKPDVAAIATYSDSHADYAVRAFEAGCHVFVEKPLATTVADAKRVVDAAKANGRKLVIGYILRHHPSWVRLIAEARKLGGPYVFRMNLNQQSSGHTWGTHKQLMQTTSPIVDCGVHYLDVMLQITDARPVEVRGMGVRLSDEVAPSMYNYGHLQVLFEDGSVGWYEAGWGPMISETAFFVKDVMSPKGCVSIVMKEGVKSDDIDTHTKTSTIRLHNAETGPDGKFAREDQLLSMEGEPGHQELCDLEQAFLLKAIRENIDLTRHMDDAVKSLAVCLAADESVRTGNAVKL, encoded by the coding sequence ATGGGCCGCAGCCATGCGCTGGCCTATCATACCAATCCGGGCTTCGAGATCGCGGCACTCGTCAACCGTTCCGACGTGCCGCTGCCGGACGGGCTCGGGAGCTACGGCATCAGACGCTCCTTCGTGGACGCGCTGCGCGACGAGAAGCCCGACGTCGCGGCGATCGCCACCTATTCCGACAGCCACGCCGATTATGCGGTCAGGGCCTTCGAGGCCGGCTGCCATGTCTTCGTCGAGAAGCCGCTGGCGACCACGGTTGCCGACGCAAAGCGCGTCGTCGACGCCGCCAAGGCCAACGGCAGGAAACTGGTGATCGGCTATATCCTGCGCCACCATCCGTCCTGGGTGCGGCTGATCGCCGAGGCGCGCAAGCTCGGCGGGCCATATGTCTTCCGCATGAACCTCAACCAGCAATCCTCCGGCCATACCTGGGGGACGCACAAGCAATTGATGCAGACGACCTCGCCGATCGTCGACTGCGGCGTGCACTATCTCGACGTCATGCTGCAGATCACCGACGCCAGGCCGGTCGAAGTGCGCGGCATGGGGGTGCGGCTGAGCGACGAGGTGGCGCCGTCGATGTACAATTACGGGCACCTGCAGGTGCTGTTCGAGGACGGCTCGGTCGGCTGGTACGAGGCCGGCTGGGGGCCGATGATCTCGGAGACGGCCTTCTTCGTGAAGGATGTGATGTCGCCCAAGGGTTGCGTGTCGATCGTGATGAAGGAGGGCGTCAAGTCCGACGACATCGACACCCACACCAAGACCTCGACCATCCGGCTGCACAACGCCGAGACCGGACCGGACGGTAAATTCGCCAGGGAAGACCAGCTGCTGTCGATGGAAGGCGAGCCCGGCCATCAGGAGCTCTGCGACCTGGAGCAAGCCTTCCTGCTCAAGGCCATCCGCGAAAATATCGACCTCACCCGCCACATGGACGATGCCGTGAAATCGCTCGCCGTATGCCTCGCCGCCGACGAGAGCGTGCGCACAGGCAACGCCGTCAAACTCTAG